From Paenibacillus sp. GP183, one genomic window encodes:
- the rpsT gene encoding 30S ribosomal protein S20, with amino-acid sequence MPNIKSAIKRVKVSEKRRLRNASQKSALRTAVKAFETTVAGQNADSAKEALVVASKKLDKAASKGLIHKNTANRKKSRLAKRLNALSAQA; translated from the coding sequence ATGCCAAATATTAAATCCGCTATCAAAAGAGTAAAGGTCAGCGAAAAGCGCCGTCTTCGTAACGCTTCTCAAAAGTCCGCACTGCGTACAGCCGTGAAAGCTTTTGAAACTACGGTTGCAGGTCAAAATGCTGATTCCGCCAAGGAAGCTCTAGTTGTGGCATCCAAGAAATTGGATAAAGCAGCTTCCAAAGGTTTAATCCATAAAAATACCGCTAACCGCAAAAAGTCTCGTTTAGCCAAAAGGTTGAACGCACTTTCGGCTCAAGCTTAA
- a CDS encoding TetR/AcrR family transcriptional regulator: MELRDKIIEAAEQVIRTNGLSKTTTKEIARIAGCSEGSLYNHFQSKEDLFIQIMKRHLQVYLAVLLKLPGRKGTRTVKENLEEIALAALNFFHLSIVMTASMFTEPDFLARHRQDFQQRNEGPHRSNEIVTIYVLAEQKIGRVNSDINPRSMADLLLGACFQHAFHLQFLGEDEPEEARKQFVENILKGLMKGLLP; this comes from the coding sequence ATGGAACTCCGCGATAAAATAATCGAAGCAGCCGAGCAGGTCATCCGAACCAATGGGCTTTCCAAGACGACAACCAAAGAAATTGCCCGAATCGCCGGTTGTTCTGAAGGATCTTTGTATAACCATTTTCAAAGTAAAGAGGATCTTTTCATACAGATCATGAAAAGGCATTTGCAAGTTTATCTTGCCGTCTTACTCAAGCTTCCCGGCAGAAAAGGAACCAGAACCGTTAAAGAAAATCTGGAAGAAATAGCACTTGCCGCGCTCAATTTTTTTCATTTGTCAATCGTAATGACAGCATCCATGTTCACAGAGCCCGATTTTCTCGCCCGCCATAGGCAGGACTTCCAGCAGCGGAATGAAGGCCCTCACCGATCTAACGAAATCGTAACGATTTATGTTCTTGCCGAACAGAAGATTGGCAGGGTGAACTCCGACATTAATCCTCGCAGCATGGCCGATCTTCTGCTTGGAGCTTGTTTTCAACACGCCTTTCACCTGCAATTTTTAGGTGAGGACGAGCCTGAAGAGGCGAGGAAACAATTTGTTGAAAATATTTTGAAGGGGCTCATGAAAGGACTTTTGCCTTGA
- a CDS encoding DoxX family protein, whose product MYIAYIVITVLNIAYNVFGAVCDLIRYKPIVTAMEKAKVPISWLPTLGWLKAAGALGLLVGFVLPMIGTAAAVGIVLFYVCAIITHLRVRDYSFGLAAVFLLLSVGALTLRLVNV is encoded by the coding sequence ATGTATATCGCATATATCGTTATCACTGTCCTGAATATCGCCTATAACGTATTCGGAGCCGTATGTGACTTAATTCGCTATAAGCCGATCGTCACAGCCATGGAGAAGGCGAAAGTACCGATATCTTGGTTGCCTACTCTAGGCTGGCTCAAAGCAGCGGGAGCGCTCGGACTGCTGGTAGGCTTCGTCTTACCAATGATCGGGACGGCGGCAGCAGTTGGAATTGTTCTGTTCTATGTCTGTGCTATCATCACTCACTTGCGCGTAAGAGACTACTCGTTCGGTTTAGCAGCTGTGTTCCTTCTGCTGTCCGTGGGGGCGCTGACATTGAGATTAGTCAACGTCTGA
- a CDS encoding NAD(P)H-binding protein, producing MILVTGAAGTVGSEVVRLLHMAGCEVRALSRNPEKLSLPEGIDAVYGDLAKLENIGAVLDGVEKVFWMLPMDADFNFPQLARQSGVRHIVLLSSQAVDIGQENAIARLHLNAEQAVRESGVSWTFLRPGGFMTNSLQWADSIRSEGIVRIPFGDISSPAIDSRDIAAVAAKALSSDGHEGRIYTLSGPEKVTPRQQVGIIGDILGRNLGFETIPDDIAREFMLKRMPVEIVNALFDLSSRSQEFSAVLPSVEEVTGRAPYTFKKWSVDHIDAFR from the coding sequence ATGATTTTAGTTACAGGTGCTGCGGGAACAGTTGGCAGTGAGGTTGTTCGGCTGCTGCACATGGCCGGCTGCGAGGTGCGGGCTTTGAGCCGCAATCCGGAGAAGTTGAGTTTACCTGAAGGTATAGATGCAGTATATGGGGACCTGGCGAAGCTGGAGAATATTGGTGCGGTTCTGGATGGAGTGGAAAAAGTATTTTGGATGCTGCCGATGGACGCCGACTTTAATTTCCCGCAGCTGGCCCGGCAGTCCGGGGTTCGGCATATCGTGCTGCTCTCTTCGCAAGCGGTCGATATTGGCCAGGAAAACGCCATAGCGCGCCTCCACTTGAACGCCGAGCAAGCAGTCCGGGAATCGGGCGTGTCCTGGACATTCCTGCGCCCCGGAGGCTTCATGACCAATTCACTGCAATGGGCAGATTCGATCCGATCCGAGGGTATTGTCCGGATACCCTTTGGCGATATCAGCAGTCCAGCGATTGATTCACGGGATATTGCCGCCGTTGCCGCTAAAGCTCTAAGTTCAGATGGGCATGAAGGAAGGATTTATACATTATCCGGACCGGAAAAGGTTACTCCCAGACAACAAGTGGGCATCATCGGCGACATTTTGGGCCGCAATCTCGGTTTTGAAACGATCCCGGACGACATCGCTCGTGAATTCATGCTCAAGCGAATGCCTGTGGAAATTGTCAATGCTCTCTTTGACCTGAGTAGTCGAAGTCAAGAATTTTCGGCTGTACTTCCTTCGGTTGAAGAAGTAACAGGTCGTGCTCCTTACACCTTCAAGAAATGGTCGGTCGACCATATTGACGCTTTCCGGTGA
- a CDS encoding DUF6526 family protein, translated as MTLTTFPVLCEKALREQLSPNAIKRAINNWKADYDRV; from the coding sequence ATTACGCTAACCACGTTTCCCGTTTTATGCGAAAAAGCGCTTCGGGAACAGCTGTCGCCTAATGCCATCAAGCGTGCGATCAATAATTGGAAAGCCGATTACGACCGTGTATAA